The Candidatus Omnitrophota bacterium genome contains a region encoding:
- the lnt gene encoding apolipoprotein N-acyltransferase yields the protein MKKSIFLSLLSGLFLSFSFSSFNLWLFGWCGLVYLFIALENKSLRQSFIIAYLCGIVFWILTIYWLIHVTLIGQAVLILYLSIYFGVFGCAVFSLRSLSPAKRLFCIPIAWVLLEYIRSYLFTGFPWSLIGLSQYKNLPVIQIADITGAWGVSFLVVLVNTAFYLILRKQSRIKTSLIISVILILSLAYGFHKLSYKPNLVAGAKPLKISVIQGNIPQDLKWDKRAVNFILDDYKELTAQAANDDPDLIIWPEASVPGFWGQDDLEFAQVFSLARQLKINLLVGAVSHFEPNYFNSALSIDKSGVPLAIYSKIHLVPLGEYIPFKKSFPFLETIVPIGDIEPGRDYTIFKQPADFSVLICFEDLFPELSRKFVKKGAQFLVNITNDAWYKEGSAPFQHFAASVFRAVENRVYLARAANTGISGFIDPFGRILSVVQNSRGFEIFVKGYSSQNIYLIPGKPTFYNRYGDLFVIFCALFGACIVIFNFSARKN from the coding sequence ATGAAAAAAAGCATCTTTTTATCTTTATTATCCGGTTTATTTTTATCCTTTTCATTCTCCAGTTTCAATCTTTGGTTATTTGGCTGGTGTGGCTTGGTTTATCTTTTTATTGCCTTAGAAAATAAATCTCTACGCCAATCATTTATTATCGCTTATCTGTGCGGGATTGTTTTTTGGATTCTAACTATATATTGGCTTATTCATGTTACTTTAATCGGCCAAGCCGTATTGATTTTATACCTGTCTATTTATTTTGGCGTATTTGGCTGCGCAGTTTTTTCGTTACGATCGTTATCTCCTGCAAAACGCCTATTCTGCATACCAATTGCTTGGGTATTATTGGAATATATTCGCAGCTATTTATTTACCGGTTTCCCCTGGTCACTTATTGGCCTCTCCCAATATAAAAATTTACCGGTTATTCAAATTGCCGATATTACCGGTGCCTGGGGAGTTAGTTTCTTGGTAGTTTTGGTGAATACTGCTTTTTATTTAATTTTACGTAAGCAATCAAGAATCAAAACCTCTCTGATCATATCGGTAATTCTTATTTTATCTCTGGCATATGGATTCCATAAATTAAGTTATAAGCCTAATCTTGTAGCCGGTGCAAAACCATTAAAGATTTCCGTAATTCAGGGTAATATCCCACAGGATTTAAAATGGGACAAGCGGGCGGTTAATTTTATTTTGGATGATTATAAAGAATTGACGGCTCAGGCCGCTAACGACGATCCTGATCTGATTATTTGGCCTGAGGCATCAGTGCCTGGGTTTTGGGGGCAGGATGATCTCGAATTTGCCCAAGTTTTTTCCTTAGCCCGCCAGCTAAAAATTAATTTATTGGTGGGTGCTGTCTCACATTTTGAGCCGAATTATTTTAATAGCGCTTTATCTATAGATAAGTCCGGTGTGCCCCTGGCAATTTATAGCAAAATCCATTTGGTTCCCCTCGGGGAATATATACCGTTTAAAAAGAGTTTTCCATTTTTAGAGACGATTGTTCCTATTGGAGATATAGAGCCCGGGCGCGATTATACTATATTTAAGCAGCCTGCTGATTTTAGTGTACTCATCTGTTTTGAGGATCTTTTCCCCGAATTATCGCGCAAGTTTGTGAAGAAGGGAGCGCAATTTCTGGTTAATATCACCAATGACGCCTGGTATAAAGAGGGCAGCGCCCCTTTTCAGCATTTTGCCGCCTCAGTTTTCAGGGCGGTTGAAAATCGCGTATATCTGGCTAGGGCAGCTAACACCGGAATATCCGGTTTTATCGATCCTTTTGGCAGAATTTTGTCAGTAGTGCAAAACAGTCGTGGGTTTGAAATTTTTGTAAAGGGTTATAGCAGTCAAAATATTTATTTAATACCAGGCAAGCCCACTTTTTATAATCGTTATGGAGATCTTTTTGTAATTTTCTGCGCACTGTTTGGAGCTTGTATAGTAATATTTAATTTTTCTGCTAGAAAAAATTAA